A portion of the Pedobacter cryoconitis genome contains these proteins:
- a CDS encoding DUF4129 domain-containing protein: protein MPKYLVSFLLLLFTVQCFSVQAVQPVRSTKASGADQLIRKDQVIQGKISQKTIPAKSKLLRIDSSEIQLRNFDSQRLKSYSQQTAFKYDQTATVDDTLWNQFWAWFWRKLTGITRINYSGNFFRYLIISAFIVFIVFVVIKFTGVDFKLFMGKSKAVVIPYAASTDNIHEIDFNTEIDQAIQSANYRLAVRLMYLLSLKKLNSRNLINWQPEKTNQAYIREITDPQQREQFSLLTTQFEYIWYGEFFIDQENFKQVRNSYDQFNTALR, encoded by the coding sequence ATGCCGAAATACCTGGTCTCTTTTCTTTTGCTATTATTCACTGTACAGTGCTTTTCTGTTCAGGCGGTTCAGCCTGTCCGGAGCACTAAAGCTTCCGGGGCAGATCAGCTTATCCGGAAAGATCAGGTTATCCAGGGAAAAATTAGTCAAAAAACTATCCCCGCAAAATCAAAATTGCTCCGGATTGATAGCAGTGAAATACAACTCAGAAATTTTGATTCGCAAAGACTGAAGTCTTATAGCCAGCAAACAGCTTTTAAATATGACCAGACTGCAACGGTTGATGACACCTTATGGAATCAATTCTGGGCATGGTTCTGGAGAAAGCTTACAGGTATTACAAGAATCAATTATTCTGGAAATTTTTTCAGATATCTGATCATCTCAGCTTTCATTGTATTCATTGTCTTTGTGGTCATTAAATTTACAGGTGTCGATTTTAAACTTTTTATGGGGAAATCGAAAGCGGTAGTTATCCCTTATGCAGCGTCCACTGATAATATCCATGAGATAGATTTTAATACGGAAATAGATCAGGCAATTCAAAGTGCCAACTACAGGCTTGCGGTAAGATTGATGTATTTGCTTTCGCTGAAAAAGCTGAATAGCAGAAACCTGATTAACTGGCAGCCGGAAAAGACAAATCAGGCTTATATCAGAGAAATTACTGATCCGCAGCAAAGGGAACAGTTCAGCTTGCTGACTACGCAGTTTGAATATATCTGGTATGGTGAATTCTTTATTGATCAGGAGAATTTTAAGCAAGTACGAAATAGTTATGACCAGTTTAATACAGCGCTGAGATGA
- a CDS encoding DUF4350 domain-containing protein, whose amino-acid sequence MRLYLIGSATVLILYLVAQYYKPKPTDWSPTYLKEDRIPYGLYVLNQEKETIFPGVQLKTSRLPAYNTLKDQHYQKTNYLFIASSLKFDKLDYQELVKFMNAGNQVFIAAFNLGKMLSDTLKLETSTNFSARIKPYSINFVNPALKAKNGYVFDKGLGDQFFTAIDTSRCTVLGKNNNGDVNFVKYTFGKGALYVLPDPQLLTNYSLLNPAGAAYASKALSYLQPAKTLLWDENSTRGPEESGSILRVFFKHDQLRWAYCLTLAGLLVFVLFEMKRRQRIIPVLLPLKNSSAEFITVVGKVYYQQRDNSDIAQKKINYFLEYIRLTYRLKTLKTDEEFVSSLVLISGAQEETTRQLFTVINTVHHGSKVTDGLLIELNKLIEKFYNQAK is encoded by the coding sequence ATGAGATTATATCTTATTGGTAGCGCCACGGTATTAATTTTATACCTGGTTGCACAATATTATAAGCCAAAACCAACGGACTGGAGCCCCACTTATCTCAAAGAAGATAGGATCCCTTACGGGCTTTATGTTTTAAATCAGGAAAAGGAAACTATTTTTCCAGGTGTACAGCTCAAAACAAGCCGATTGCCTGCATACAATACTTTAAAGGATCAGCATTATCAAAAGACAAATTATCTTTTCATAGCCAGCAGTTTAAAATTTGATAAGCTCGACTATCAGGAGCTGGTGAAATTTATGAACGCAGGAAATCAGGTCTTCATTGCGGCCTTTAATCTAGGAAAGATGCTGAGCGACACCCTTAAACTGGAAACAAGCACGAATTTTTCTGCCCGGATAAAACCTTATTCCATCAACTTCGTGAACCCTGCACTGAAAGCAAAAAACGGTTATGTTTTTGACAAAGGATTAGGGGATCAATTTTTTACAGCTATTGATACTTCCCGCTGTACGGTTTTAGGAAAAAACAACAATGGGGATGTGAATTTTGTAAAATATACTTTTGGCAAGGGAGCATTATATGTATTACCTGATCCACAGTTATTAACTAATTATAGCTTATTAAATCCTGCGGGTGCAGCCTATGCCTCCAAAGCACTCTCTTATTTGCAGCCTGCTAAAACACTGCTCTGGGATGAAAACAGCACCAGAGGCCCTGAAGAAAGCGGATCTATCTTAAGAGTCTTTTTCAAACATGATCAGCTGCGCTGGGCTTATTGTCTGACACTGGCCGGTCTGTTGGTCTTTGTCTTATTTGAGATGAAACGCAGACAACGGATCATCCCTGTTTTACTCCCTTTAAAAAATTCCTCCGCTGAGTTTATAACAGTCGTTGGAAAAGTATATTACCAGCAGCGTGACAATAGCGATATCGCTCAAAAGAAGATCAATTATTTTTTAGAATATATCCGGTTAACCTACCGCCTTAAAACTTTAAAAACAGACGAAGAGTTCGTTTCTTCTCTGGTACTGATATCGGGTGCACAGGAAGAAACAACCAGACAGTTATTTACAGTCATCAATACCGTTCATCATGGAAGTAAAGTTACCGACGGCCTGCTGATCGAACTGAATAAATTAATAGAGAAATTTTATAATCAAGCGAAATAA
- a CDS encoding AAA family ATPase, translated as MEAETANQRADLTQLNSAVEQIRASIGHIIVGQKDTIDFLIAGILADGHLLLEGVPGVAKTLSAKLIAKSIDAVFSRIQFTPDLMPSDVLGTSVFDPRTASFEYRKGPVFGNIILIDEINRAPAKTQSALFEVMEERQITVDGHTYPMDEPFMVLATQNPVEHEGTYRLPEAQLDRFLFKIEIKYPTLEEEIIILSRQHQHKLEDGLKEVKAVLSIDQIKTCRALIKALHVEPKLIEYAAKIVHETRNNKSLYLGASPRASLALINGAKAIAAMQGRDFVTPEDIIKVAAPVLAHRIMLSPDKEMEGLTPSDIVAQIIQKIEIPR; from the coding sequence ATGGAAGCGGAAACAGCTAATCAAAGAGCCGACCTTACACAGCTTAATTCGGCAGTTGAACAGATCAGAGCATCAATCGGGCATATCATTGTAGGGCAAAAAGATACCATTGATTTCCTGATTGCAGGCATTCTGGCCGATGGGCATCTTTTGCTGGAAGGGGTTCCGGGAGTCGCTAAAACACTCAGCGCCAAACTCATTGCAAAAAGTATTGATGCTGTCTTTTCAAGAATTCAGTTTACACCCGATCTGATGCCTTCAGACGTTTTGGGAACTTCTGTTTTCGACCCGAGAACAGCGTCTTTTGAGTATAGAAAGGGGCCGGTTTTCGGAAACATCATACTGATTGACGAAATCAACCGTGCACCCGCAAAAACACAGTCTGCGCTGTTTGAAGTCATGGAAGAACGTCAGATCACTGTAGATGGACATACTTATCCAATGGACGAACCTTTTATGGTACTGGCGACACAAAACCCAGTGGAACATGAAGGAACTTACCGGTTGCCCGAAGCACAATTAGACCGGTTTTTATTTAAGATAGAGATTAAATATCCTACGCTTGAAGAAGAGATCATCATCTTGTCCAGACAACATCAGCATAAGCTGGAAGATGGCCTGAAAGAAGTTAAAGCCGTTTTAAGTATAGACCAGATCAAGACTTGCCGCGCGCTGATCAAAGCCTTACATGTAGAGCCTAAATTAATTGAATATGCGGCAAAGATTGTCCATGAAACCAGGAATAACAAGTCACTCTACCTGGGTGCTTCACCGCGTGCTTCTTTAGCACTGATTAATGGAGCAAAAGCTATAGCTGCTATGCAGGGCCGTGACTTTGTGACCCCCGAAGATATTATCAAGGTAGCAGCTCCTGTACTTGCGCACCGCATCATGCTCAGTCCTGATAAAGAAATGGAGGGCTTGACTCCCAGCGATATTGTTGCTCAGATTATTCAAAAAATAGAGATCCCAAGGTAA
- a CDS encoding DUF58 domain-containing protein gives MKHLFIKYYIDLFLGKRLFAGLGLIISLFLFAFFLPWLGDLPYICFWAFLLLVFIDLVLLFSGKGVFLRRDLPERLSNGDDNELHIYVESFFNFPIKIGIIEEIPFQFQKRDLWFKSRLKPGEHQTITYTLRPVKRGEYEFGETRLYVQSPLGLISRRFNFGKAHTVPVYPSFLQLRKYELMAISNRLTEIGIKKIRRVGHSMEFDQVKNYVQGDDYRTVNWKATARKGELMVNSFVEEKAQHIYCIIDKSRVMKMPFDGLSLMDYAINASLVLSNVALLKDDKAGLITMSEKIGSIVPADRRPGQLGKIMEVLYKEKTQYLESNIEALHLAIRSVIKQRSLILFFTNYESMSALHRQLPFLKHIAKFHLLMIVFFENTAVKSMHDLPARDVEGIYIKTIAEKFVYEKRLMVKELAKHGILSILTSPENLTVNVVNRYLAIKAQQKI, from the coding sequence TTGAAACACTTATTCATCAAATATTATATAGACCTTTTTCTGGGTAAAAGATTGTTTGCTGGTTTAGGCTTAATTATCAGCTTATTCCTGTTTGCTTTCTTTTTGCCGTGGTTAGGTGATTTGCCATATATCTGCTTCTGGGCATTCCTGCTGTTGGTCTTTATTGACCTGGTCTTATTATTTAGCGGTAAAGGAGTGTTTTTACGCCGCGATCTTCCCGAAAGACTAAGTAATGGAGATGACAATGAGCTTCATATTTATGTAGAGAGTTTTTTCAACTTCCCTATAAAGATTGGGATTATAGAGGAGATCCCTTTTCAATTTCAAAAGAGAGATTTATGGTTCAAAAGCAGGTTAAAGCCTGGAGAACATCAAACAATCACTTATACCTTAAGGCCAGTCAAAAGGGGTGAATATGAGTTTGGGGAGACGCGCCTGTATGTCCAGTCACCGCTGGGTTTGATTTCTCGCAGGTTTAATTTTGGAAAGGCCCATACTGTTCCCGTTTATCCTTCTTTTTTGCAGTTGCGTAAATACGAGCTGATGGCTATCTCAAACAGACTGACTGAGATAGGCATTAAGAAAATAAGGCGTGTTGGACACAGTATGGAATTCGACCAGGTGAAAAATTACGTGCAGGGTGATGATTACCGCACGGTAAACTGGAAAGCAACCGCCAGAAAAGGTGAACTGATGGTGAATTCTTTTGTAGAGGAAAAAGCACAGCACATCTACTGTATCATTGATAAGTCGAGAGTGATGAAAATGCCCTTTGATGGGTTAAGTTTAATGGATTACGCAATTAATGCAAGCTTGGTCCTGTCCAATGTAGCCTTATTAAAAGATGACAAAGCAGGATTGATCACCATGTCGGAAAAGATAGGGAGTATAGTCCCCGCAGACCGCAGACCTGGACAACTGGGTAAAATAATGGAGGTTTTATATAAAGAAAAGACCCAATACCTGGAAAGTAATATTGAAGCGCTGCACCTGGCTATCCGCAGTGTAATCAAGCAGCGGAGCCTGATTTTGTTTTTCACGAATTATGAAAGCATGTCTGCTTTACACAGACAGCTTCCTTTTTTAAAACATATCGCTAAATTTCATTTGCTGATGATCGTCTTTTTCGAAAATACAGCTGTCAAATCCATGCATGATTTACCCGCCCGGGATGTGGAAGGGATTTATATTAAAACCATTGCAGAAAAGTTTGTCTACGAAAAGCGGCTCATGGTCAAAGAATTGGCAAAACATGGTATTCTCAGTATCCTGACTTCACCAGAAAATTTAACAGTCAATGTAGTTAACCGTTATCTGGCTATTAAAGCACAACAGAAAATCTAA
- a CDS encoding bifunctional helix-turn-helix transcriptional regulator/GNAT family N-acetyltransferase produces the protein MEFFNQVGKKAIGSRLRMLTEKITEDAAQIYQCYDIDMQPKWFPVFYVLSQGEAMTITAIAKEIGHSHPSVSKIIGEMAKKGLVDEKKDETDGRRNMVSLSPKGDEITVKIQNQYADLDKAVADIAAQSRNDLWKAMEEWEFLLGQKTLLRRVQEIKKERESKEVTIVNYIPEYQQAFRALNEQWISNWFKMEQADYNALDDPQGYILDKGGYILVALYEGEPVGVCALIKMNDPDYDYELAKMAVSPAVQGKSIGWLLGSAIAQKAKELGAQKIYLESNTILKPAINLYHKLGFVKVAGRITPYERCNIQMELVLS, from the coding sequence ATGGAGTTTTTCAATCAGGTAGGTAAAAAGGCAATAGGAAGCAGGTTGCGGATGTTGACAGAGAAGATCACAGAAGATGCAGCTCAGATTTATCAGTGTTATGATATTGATATGCAGCCGAAATGGTTTCCGGTTTTCTATGTGCTTTCACAGGGAGAGGCGATGACCATTACTGCGATCGCTAAAGAAATTGGTCATTCCCATCCTTCGGTCAGTAAGATTATTGGAGAGATGGCAAAAAAAGGTTTGGTTGACGAGAAAAAAGATGAAACCGACGGTAGAAGAAATATGGTCAGCCTTTCCCCAAAAGGAGACGAGATCACCGTAAAAATACAAAATCAATACGCTGATCTGGATAAGGCAGTAGCAGATATCGCGGCACAATCCAGAAACGATTTATGGAAAGCCATGGAAGAGTGGGAGTTCTTATTAGGACAGAAAACACTTTTACGCCGCGTGCAGGAAATTAAAAAAGAACGGGAAAGCAAAGAAGTCACTATTGTGAATTATATACCAGAATATCAGCAGGCATTCAGGGCCTTAAATGAGCAATGGATTTCCAACTGGTTTAAAATGGAGCAAGCAGACTATAACGCACTTGATGATCCTCAGGGTTATATCCTGGATAAGGGTGGTTATATATTGGTTGCGCTTTACGAAGGCGAGCCTGTGGGCGTGTGTGCGCTGATCAAAATGAATGATCCGGATTATGATTATGAGCTGGCTAAAATGGCTGTGTCACCGGCTGTACAGGGAAAAAGTATTGGCTGGTTATTGGGGAGTGCGATCGCTCAGAAGGCAAAAGAACTGGGTGCTCAGAAAATATACCTGGAAAGCAATACGATTCTCAAACCGGCTATTAATTTATACCATAAATTAGGTTTTGTGAAAGTAGCTGGACGGATTACTCCATATGAACGTTGTAATATACAAATGGAACTCGTATTAAGCTAG
- a CDS encoding universal stress protein — MNTITVLTDFSDNAENAARYALCLAQHLHANLTLHNSFLVPMAEPLGGQVYWSMEDYNILQKDSEEKLRALGTKLAEELSTLPINAYRPVIDFKCQEGPLYRSINKLSADRDLMLLVMGTHRKGLGSLIMGNHMREIIGAVPLPVLIVPENQSFKKLDKFVFATDMEDSDLNIIQALAEFAKPSHAEITLAHIQHPDTPEADTKKLVTGFLEDVANKINYPKIYYRAVEHTPVKAGLKWLAENVTCNVFVMVHRHKTFLEQLFNLSNTQKMAANTNLPLLIFPCAENVALGLNANLESGYQENIIASVIG; from the coding sequence ATGAACACGATAACCGTACTGACCGATTTTTCCGACAATGCAGAAAATGCCGCACGCTATGCTTTATGCCTGGCACAACATCTTCATGCAAATCTTACACTTCATAATTCCTTTTTAGTACCCATGGCCGAACCTTTAGGAGGGCAAGTTTACTGGTCAATGGAAGATTACAATATTTTACAAAAAGATAGTGAAGAAAAATTACGTGCGCTGGGTACAAAACTAGCAGAAGAACTCTCCACTTTGCCGATTAATGCCTACAGACCTGTTATAGACTTTAAATGTCAGGAAGGGCCTTTATACCGGTCTATCAATAAATTATCAGCAGACAGAGATTTAATGTTATTGGTGATGGGTACACATCGCAAGGGCTTGGGTTCATTAATTATGGGTAATCATATGCGCGAAATTATAGGTGCTGTGCCCCTGCCTGTGCTGATCGTACCAGAAAACCAAAGTTTTAAGAAGCTGGACAAGTTTGTTTTTGCAACAGATATGGAGGATAGCGATCTGAATATCATTCAGGCGCTTGCCGAATTTGCAAAACCATCTCATGCAGAGATTACATTGGCGCATATACAACATCCGGATACGCCAGAGGCAGATACTAAAAAATTAGTTACTGGTTTTCTGGAAGATGTAGCCAATAAAATAAACTACCCCAAAATTTATTACCGGGCAGTAGAACATACGCCTGTTAAAGCAGGTTTAAAATGGCTTGCAGAAAATGTGACTTGTAATGTATTCGTAATGGTACATCGCCATAAAACTTTTCTGGAACAGCTTTTTAATTTAAGCAATACACAAAAGATGGCGGCAAATACCAATTTACCGCTGCTGATCTTCCCCTGTGCAGAAAATGTTGCGCTGGGATTGAACGCAAACCTGGAATCTGGCTATCAGGAAAATATAATCGCTTCGGTGATCGGTTAG
- a CDS encoding SusC/RagA family TonB-linked outer membrane protein — MYKTYKYLFGILLSFIIVQTAAAQTAKITGVVTEKSNGQPIPGVSVSVKGTNTGTQTDGNGKFSITAKPNDILKIISIGYAAQELKVTSANAIAIQLDESSNELSEVVVTALNIPKEKKSLGYSVQELKSKDISEAKETNLLNSISGKVAGVQITNSQGDMGSSRIIIRGETSISGNNQPLFVIDGVPVDNSQNLRSDGSRDFANTISDINSEDIESMSVLKGPNAAALYGSRAAAGVVLITTKKGKNAQGLGISVNSNATFSTLLTIPSYQNSFGQGANGQFSYVDGKGGGLNDGVDESWGPRLDGHLIPQFNSNGVPVPFIAHPDNVRDFFKTGYTLNNGIAISGSGDKYDLRFSYNNLDQKGVIPNSSQSKNSFLLNTTYKITPKLTFNASANYVNTSANLPGSGGKRASSTMLQFTWFGRQVDVEQLKTYKDANGKDINWNNSYYSNPYFVAYENTVGQVRNRLIGSAELNYKIIDGLSANFRTGNDYYTERRKIKIAYGTNGTPFGSYEEDAYTFNENNTEGRLDFTKKLNADFNLDLLLGGNIRTTTFENNDQKAPKLAINNLYTLINSRDPLISSNIYNKQRVYSTFGSAQLGFRNYAYLNLTARNDWSSTLPAQNRSYFYPSVNASLILTEAFDIKNDVLNFAKLRGGWSQVGKDATPYQLINNYSFTAPFDSNPQQNLSDTDLNPNLKPEMTKSAEAGFELGLFKNRVRFDFSVYNSNSVNQILSLDVSPTTGFLKKLVNGGTINNKGIEAQLGVTPVKTKNFTWDINVNYSMNRSKVKDLYQGVQSYQLGVDGSVQILATVGQPYGSIFGTAYARNPAGDIIVGADGTPQASPSKKVLGKYTPDWLGGITNSFTYKRINLSVLVDAHVGGKIYSGTNATGTYTGVLASTLPGRGAENGGLTYYKNAAGKAVQITSGVAAPAGATTYDDGMVFRGSLADGSSNNTIISASQYYKSLNNIDEASVYSATYIKLREIKLGYTLPDQWIKSIGLQSATISAVGRNLFILHKNVPNIDPESAFNTGNGQGLEDLGLPTVRTIGFNLNFKF; from the coding sequence ATGTATAAAACTTACAAATACTTATTTGGGATCCTGCTATCCTTTATAATCGTACAGACTGCTGCGGCACAAACCGCTAAAATTACCGGGGTGGTCACCGAGAAATCTAACGGGCAACCTATCCCTGGCGTGAGCGTTTCTGTTAAAGGAACAAATACTGGTACACAAACTGATGGAAATGGTAAATTCTCTATCACCGCCAAACCAAATGATATCTTAAAAATTATATCTATTGGCTATGCGGCTCAAGAACTCAAAGTAACTTCAGCAAACGCGATAGCTATACAATTAGATGAATCTTCTAATGAACTCAGTGAAGTTGTGGTTACAGCTTTGAACATCCCTAAAGAGAAAAAATCATTAGGTTATTCGGTACAGGAGTTAAAATCAAAAGATATCTCCGAAGCGAAAGAAACCAATCTGTTAAATTCCATATCTGGTAAGGTAGCAGGGGTACAGATCACCAATAGCCAGGGAGATATGGGTTCGTCCAGGATTATTATCCGTGGGGAAACTTCTATATCAGGAAACAATCAGCCACTATTTGTGATTGATGGAGTGCCAGTAGATAATTCACAAAACTTACGCTCAGACGGCTCACGTGATTTTGCGAATACGATTTCAGACATCAATTCGGAAGATATTGAATCGATGAGCGTACTGAAAGGCCCTAACGCGGCTGCCCTGTATGGCTCCCGTGCAGCGGCAGGTGTAGTATTGATTACCACTAAAAAAGGTAAAAATGCTCAAGGTTTAGGTATCAGCGTGAATTCCAATGCCACCTTTTCTACTTTGTTAACTATTCCATCTTATCAGAATTCATTCGGACAAGGTGCCAATGGCCAATTCAGTTATGTAGATGGTAAAGGCGGAGGCCTGAATGATGGCGTAGATGAAAGCTGGGGCCCAAGATTAGATGGTCATTTAATCCCACAATTCAACTCTAACGGAGTACCAGTGCCTTTTATCGCACATCCGGACAATGTACGTGACTTCTTTAAAACGGGTTACACTTTGAATAATGGAATTGCAATTTCAGGTTCAGGAGATAAATATGATTTACGTTTCTCTTACAATAACCTGGATCAGAAAGGTGTTATTCCGAACTCTTCTCAATCAAAAAACTCATTCCTGCTAAATACGACTTATAAAATAACACCAAAGCTGACTTTCAATGCCTCAGCTAATTATGTAAACACAAGTGCAAACTTACCTGGTTCAGGTGGAAAAAGAGCAAGCAGCACGATGTTGCAGTTTACCTGGTTTGGCCGTCAGGTTGATGTAGAACAACTCAAGACCTACAAAGATGCCAATGGAAAAGATATCAACTGGAACAATAGTTATTATAGTAATCCATATTTTGTTGCCTACGAAAACACAGTTGGTCAGGTTCGTAACAGACTCATTGGAAGCGCAGAACTGAACTACAAAATAATAGATGGTTTATCAGCAAACTTCAGAACAGGTAATGATTATTATACTGAACGCAGAAAAATAAAAATTGCTTATGGAACGAATGGTACTCCATTCGGTTCTTATGAAGAAGATGCTTATACTTTCAACGAGAACAATACGGAAGGAAGACTGGATTTCACCAAAAAATTAAATGCTGATTTCAACCTTGATCTCTTATTGGGTGGAAACATAAGAACAACTACTTTTGAAAACAACGACCAGAAAGCTCCTAAATTAGCGATCAATAACCTGTATACGCTTATTAATTCACGTGATCCGCTGATCTCGTCTAACATCTATAATAAACAAAGGGTATACAGTACATTTGGTTCTGCGCAACTGGGCTTCAGAAATTATGCCTATCTGAATCTTACAGCCAGAAATGACTGGTCATCAACCCTGCCCGCTCAAAATCGCTCTTATTTCTATCCTTCGGTCAATGCGAGTTTAATCCTTACCGAAGCATTTGATATCAAAAATGACGTGCTGAACTTTGCCAAACTTCGTGGTGGATGGTCTCAGGTTGGTAAAGATGCCACTCCTTATCAATTGATTAATAATTATTCTTTCACCGCTCCGTTTGATAGTAACCCGCAACAAAATTTAAGTGATACAGATCTGAATCCGAATTTGAAACCAGAGATGACCAAATCTGCCGAAGCAGGTTTTGAGCTTGGCCTTTTCAAGAACAGAGTCCGTTTTGATTTCAGTGTATACAATAGCAACAGTGTGAATCAGATCTTGAGCCTGGATGTAAGCCCGACTACAGGTTTCTTAAAGAAACTGGTTAATGGGGGTACGATTAACAACAAAGGAATTGAAGCGCAACTTGGGGTAACACCTGTCAAAACAAAAAACTTTACCTGGGATATCAATGTGAATTATTCCATGAACCGTAGTAAAGTAAAAGATCTTTATCAGGGTGTACAGAGTTACCAGCTGGGCGTTGATGGATCAGTGCAGATTCTGGCTACTGTCGGACAACCTTATGGTAGCATTTTCGGAACTGCTTATGCCCGGAATCCTGCCGGAGATATTATTGTTGGCGCAGACGGGACACCACAGGCAAGTCCTTCTAAAAAAGTCCTTGGAAAATATACACCAGACTGGTTAGGCGGGATTACCAATAGTTTCACTTACAAAAGAATTAATTTAAGCGTGTTGGTTGATGCACATGTTGGCGGTAAAATTTATTCAGGGACCAATGCGACCGGAACTTATACAGGCGTACTGGCCTCTACCCTTCCGGGTCGTGGCGCTGAAAATGGTGGATTAACTTATTATAAGAATGCTGCTGGTAAAGCTGTACAAATTACCTCTGGTGTTGCAGCTCCTGCAGGTGCAACAACCTATGATGACGGTATGGTTTTCAGAGGCTCTTTAGCAGATGGCTCATCAAACAATACGATTATCTCTGCCAGTCAATATTATAAATCATTGAATAATATTGATGAAGCATCTGTTTACAGTGCAACTTATATCAAACTGAGAGAAATCAAATTAGGTTATACTTTACCCGACCAATGGATAAAATCTATTGGCTTGCAAAGCGCAACGATTTCAGCTGTTGGCAGAAACTTATTTATCCTGCATAAAAATGTACCTAACATAGATCCTGAATCTGCGTTCAACACAGGTAATGGACAAGGTCTTGAAGATCTTGGACTGCCCACTGTCCGTACTATCGGTTTCAATCTTAATTTCAAATTCTAA
- a CDS encoding SusD/RagB family nutrient-binding outer membrane lipoprotein: MKTKYIPLLLSGLLLIAATSCKKDLTDTNVDPNASKDAQPEFLLTAAIKNTSDTYWGTTNNMNSSLLFVQHWAKIQYTDPDRYIFSNTAFQDLWTIGYRQGIVNLNQLIKLADAQGNTNYKGVALVLRSWIFALETDAYGDVPYSQAGDITQFLTPKYDAQRDVYLGILSDLKAAQASLDPAGKAILGDVIYANSIANWKKFANSLRLRIALRIADREPALAKQVIADIQTEGGTYISSNAENAQLNYKASPNQNPISNLFDTRDDYRISKTIVDQLTALNDPRLPVYASKAVKTQLYTGVPNGLLTGDAAALGLTSTSKPGAYFIAPTAPAVIISYAELLFDRAEAAARGFTGENAAALYSQAIEASLLQYGISTTDIATYKARADVQYDASNYKKSIGNQKWIALFGQGLEAFAEWRRLDYPVLTPPVAGALNGKIPVRFIYPGNEQSLNPEGYKAAVAHQGTDALTTKLWFDVN; encoded by the coding sequence ATGAAGACAAAATATATACCTCTTTTATTATCCGGTTTATTGCTGATTGCTGCCACTTCTTGCAAAAAAGATCTGACAGACACCAATGTAGATCCCAATGCATCAAAAGATGCGCAACCCGAATTCCTGTTAACGGCTGCAATTAAGAATACATCCGACACTTATTGGGGCACAACCAATAATATGAATTCAAGTTTGCTGTTTGTACAACACTGGGCAAAAATCCAGTATACAGATCCGGACAGATATATTTTCAGTAATACCGCTTTTCAGGATTTATGGACAATTGGTTACCGCCAGGGAATTGTAAACCTGAACCAGTTGATTAAACTGGCAGATGCCCAGGGAAACACCAACTATAAAGGTGTTGCTCTTGTATTGAGATCATGGATATTCGCTTTGGAAACTGATGCCTATGGTGATGTTCCTTACTCACAAGCTGGTGATATCACTCAATTCCTGACGCCAAAATATGATGCACAAAGAGACGTATATCTGGGCATATTAAGTGATTTAAAAGCTGCACAAGCAAGTTTAGATCCTGCTGGAAAAGCAATTCTGGGCGACGTTATTTATGCCAATTCAATTGCGAACTGGAAAAAGTTTGCCAACTCCCTGCGTTTAAGAATTGCTTTACGGATTGCTGACCGCGAACCGGCATTAGCGAAACAGGTTATTGCAGATATACAGACAGAAGGTGGAACTTATATCAGTTCAAATGCTGAGAATGCACAATTGAACTATAAGGCATCTCCAAATCAAAATCCAATCAGCAACCTGTTTGACACCCGTGATGATTACAGGATCAGCAAGACTATAGTGGATCAGTTAACTGCTTTAAACGACCCTCGCCTGCCTGTATATGCAAGCAAGGCAGTAAAGACACAACTTTATACCGGCGTGCCTAATGGCTTGCTTACAGGTGATGCTGCGGCATTGGGTTTAACAAGTACTTCAAAGCCGGGTGCTTATTTTATTGCACCTACTGCCCCTGCAGTAATTATCAGTTATGCAGAGCTATTATTTGACCGTGCAGAAGCTGCTGCCAGAGGATTTACGGGCGAGAATGCAGCTGCACTTTATAGTCAGGCCATAGAGGCTTCTTTATTACAATATGGTATCTCTACGACTGATATTGCGACTTATAAAGCAAGAGCAGATGTTCAATATGATGCTTCAAATTATAAAAAATCAATTGGAAACCAGAAGTGGATTGCCTTGTTTGGTCAGGGTTTAGAAGCTTTCGCAGAATGGAGAAGATTGGACTATCCTGTACTTACTCCGCCTGTTGCAGGTGCATTGAATGGTAAGATACCGGTAAGGTTCATTTACCCGGGTAACGAACAGTCTTTAAATCCTGAGGGTTATAAAGCGGCAGTGGCACATCAGGGAACAGATGCCTTAACCACAAAACTTTGGTTTGATGTAAATTAA